ATTGTTTTTACTTTTTCTAAGTTTAGCATTAGCTATTTATCCTTGAATATATTTTTTATAGGTTTTTTCATTTATGTTTAAAAGAATTGTAAATCTTATTGCTTTAAATAGGAATAGCAACACAAATAAAGGTAAAGAGAATAAGAAGAGCATTTTGGAATTTTTTTTATCTATGTTGATATTATTTTTGTTTTCTTTATATATTAAGATTGGGTTTTTATTTTTTAAGAACAGGTTTGCAAGATCTTTTTTAAGAGTTTCATCAATAAATGATTTGTCTACTTCGTAAACAGTTTTAGGATTAATTTCTATCTTGTCGTTTTTGATATCAAAGTAATTTTCTTTTATATTTTTAGGAATTTTTCCATATTTAGCGGTAATATTGTATTTTAGTTCGTTTTGATAAATAATATGGGAGACATACCCCACAATATTAGGTATGTCTTTATTATATCCTAGCATTATGTATATATTGTTAGGATTTAAATAATCAAAATGATTTAATTTTTTACTGTAAAGGTAGTTGATGTTTTTATAAGAGTTTAGCATGTAACTTGAATAAGTGAATGGCATTAATGAGAGTATAAATAGTAGCAGATGTATTGCTATTTTTGATTTTAAAGCTTTTTTTTCGTCTTTTTTTTTCTCTTTAATTTCGATCGGGAATAAAAATGTATCTTTAAAATTGCTTTCTGTTTTAATCCAGCTGAAAATTAGGAAAATGCAAAGGGCCGGCATTGCAACAAATGCAATGAAAGTGGGGTCAATATTTGTAGTAAAAAATGTTGTGATTATAATGAAATATAAGGTTGTAAATATAAACAAAAATAATAAGTGTTTTATTTTTGTTATTAGTGTTAAAAAATTTATTTCTTTTAAATATATTTTATTGTAATTTTTGTTAAAATTATTGATTATTAAATATAACAAATAGGAGAGAACTGTAAATGGATAAAAATACATTATTTCTTTGCTTATTATAAAAGTAAGAGATGAAATTAATAAAAAAATTAAAGTAAATATAGAGTTTGTTGGGTCTAAAAAAATTAATAAAATTATTATGATTAAAAATATTATGCTTAAAATGAAATTGATTTTTATTTTGTAGTCAAGAGAATGCATATCGACATTAATATTGAGATCTTTTTTTAGTTGTTTAAAATTTACAGTTTTGAACCTGTTTTCAACATAAAGAAGTTTTTTATCTTCTACATTGAAAAGATTGGGGAGTTTTTTTAAAAATATATTTTTTCTTAGATCAAGATTATTAAGTTTGTTTATTTCATTTATTATGATTTTTTTATTTTCGGGAAAGTCCAAAATGTCAATTTTTGTTGTGTATTCTGAAATTGTTTTGAACCCTAGTGAATTTATATATTCATTAGCAGTTTTTAGATCAGCTTCAGTTGTAAAGTATAATGGGTTGTAATCTCCAAATTGAGCTATATCGCAGGAATTGATAAGTGGCATTGTTGTAATTAAACATAAAAAACTTAAAAAACGTACCATTTATTTTTTTCCTATGCTATAAATAACATACAATATATGCAGAGACTATTCCTATTATTATGCCCGTTAGAACCTCTTTTTTTTTGTGTCCTTTGACCACTTTTATTTTTGTTGTGTCAATTTTTATTTCTTTTTTTAATTTTTCTGATAATGCATTTAAATATTCTGCCTGAACCCCAGACATATATCTTACGCCGAAAGAATCTCTTATTGTAATAAGGGCAAAGGCAAGAGCTATTATAAAATTTGTACCTATTCCTTCAGTTAGTGCAATTGAGGTTGCAAGAGCGGTGACTGTTGATGAATGACTGCTTGGCATGCCCCCTGTTTCTAGAAAAATCTTTTTTAAAAGATGCGTTGGAGTTAGTTTTAACTTTCTTGTTTTTACGGTTTGGATGCTATATTTAATTACTTGCGCAGAAATTCCTGATACAAGACAAGATAAAAAAAGATCGTTGGTAAGCAATGCCCTTATCATTATTAAATCCCCCTTTATATTGCGAATTTACCAGCTTTTATTATTGTGTACTCTTTTCCATTTTTATCTACACCAATAACGTCCAAGTCATCGCTTCCAATCATTAAATCTGTATGTATTAATGAAACGTTACATCCGTAAGCTAGTTTATCAGTGTCGGTTTTTAAATCTTCTTCATTGCTTAAACAAGATGGGTATGCAGCGCCGAGTGCTATGTGGCAACTTGCATTCTCATCGTATAATGTGCTGTAAAAAATAAGATTGCTTTGATAAATAGGGGAGCTGCTGTCAACTAGTGCTACTTCTCCTATATATTTTGCTTGAATGTCGGTTTCGATGTGTGATTTTAATATTTCTTTTTGTTTCTCATCATTGCATCCAAAATCAACGACTTTTCCATTTTCAAATTTTAACCATATTCCAGATATTAGGGTGCCAAGCACCATGACAGGGCGGGTAGCATATACAATGCCTTTTGTTTTTTTATAGTTTGGAGTTGTAAAAACCTCTTCTGTTGGCATATTGGCATTGAATTCTATTTCTGTTCCTTTGACTTTTTCGCTTCCACCTGTCCATAGAGAAGTTTCAAGTAGATATACTTCCAAGTTTGTTTTTTCGTTTTTAAAAATTACTTTTTCTAGGTTAAGTTCATTTAATATTTCACATCTTTTGTGAAGTTTTTTTCCATGGGATTCCCATTCTTTTATTGGATTTTCTCTATCAAGTAACAATATTCTCTTTTGTATTTTAAAAAATTCTTCTAAAGTTTTATTTCCATCTTTTTTATTTAAAACTTTAGAAGCCCATTTTGGACCTGGTGAACAAACAACGCACCAAGCTATTTCGTTGCTCATTATCGCTTGTGATAAGGTTTTACTTGCCAGATTTAATGCTTTTTGATAAATTGACATTTTTTGACCTATGCTATCTTTCAAGTCTTCAAAATTTTCTGTATCATCGACGTTTATTCTTGCCCATTTATCTTGAACCATTTCATCTAAAAAGCTTTTTTCGGCATTTGGAATAAATTCCAAGCTTTTCTCTTGTGAAAATTTTAATCTTGATTTTAAAATATCAATATCTTTAATATTTAGCTTGACATACTTAGCTCCATATTCATAAGCTTTTTTTGCTAATATTTTCAAAAAATTGTAATTTTCGATTGAACCTTGAATTAAAACACATTGATTTTTTTGTAAATTAATTCCTTTTAAAATTATAAGTTCTGCATATTTTATTAAATCTTTTTCCATTTATTATTCCTCCTGAATGGGTTTTCTAAAACATTCTCATTAATGTAATTTGCAACAGCTTCTTCATCATTTGTGCCTATTACTTCTAAGTAAGGTAGCATTGCTTTTAATCTATAATTTGCATTTCCCATTAGTAATCCCTTTTTTACATTTTCTAGCATATCAGTATCATTAAATCCATCACCAAAAGCTATGGTTTCGCTTAAATCAATATTAATAGTTTTAAGAACTTCTTTTAATGCCTTTCCTTTTGAAACTTTATGGTCTACAATTTCTAATGAATTTGGAGTAGAAAGGTATGCATTTATTTCTCCTTTGTATTTATCTAAAATCATTGCTTCATATTCTATTAGGCTCTCTTCTCTGCCAGCTAATATTATTTTTGCAACATTTTCAAAATTTTCAAGCTCGCTAAAGTCTTTAATTTCTTGAATTTTATTAATTGGACTAATTATTTCATGTCTAAAGACATTAGATTCTTTTTTAAATTTTTGGAATTGATCAATTGCAATTTGAGTCTTGATGTCAATATTTAATTGGTCGTCGTATTGATCTGCTTTATGTAAAAAATGAGGTATGTGGCTAAACTTCTCATCTCTTAAACTTAAAATCTTCTTTACTACTTCAGGAGATAAATTATGACTTTTTATTAATCTCCAATCTTGGTTGTAAACTTTTGCTCCGTTTAATGTAATGAAAAATGTAACTTGCAGTTGATCTGTGTTTTTTGTAATTTGAATGATTTCATTTTTGCTTCTTCCTGTTGCTATTATGAATTTCTTTTTTTCTTTTGTTAATTTTTTAATTACAAGTTCTGTAAAGGCTCCAATATAGCTTTTTGATAGCAAAAGAGTGCCATCAAGATCAGAGGCAACCGCTTTAATATTTTTCATATTTTATCCTTTAGGAGTAAATTTCAAGCTAAATTATATCAAATAATTTTTTTTTTTTAAATTGATAATTATTTGGTATAATTGTATTAATAGGGTTTTATAAAGGGGATTTTTTTGGATATTAATAAAAGATTGGATTTGCTTAGAGAGCATATGAAGGAAAATGGGGTTGATGCTTATTTGGTAGCAGGATATGACCCTCATTTTAGTGAATATTCCCATGAAAGGTATAGTACTCGCAAGTTTATTACAGGCTTTTCTGGTAGTTTTGGTACGGTAATTGTAACATTATCCCAAGCTGTTCTTTTCACGGACGGTAGGTACTTTTTGCAGGCCGATCAAGAACTTAAGGGAACTGAAGTTTCATTAAT
This portion of the Borreliella afzelii genome encodes:
- a CDS encoding divergent PAP2 family protein — encoded protein: MIRALLTNDLFLSCLVSGISAQVIKYSIQTVKTRKLKLTPTHLLKKIFLETGGMPSSHSSTVTALATSIALTEGIGTNFIIALAFALITIRDSFGVRYMSGVQAEYLNALSEKLKKEIKIDTTKIKVVKGHKKKEVLTGIIIGIVSAYIVCYL
- a CDS encoding aminopeptidase → MEKDLIKYAELIILKGINLQKNQCVLIQGSIENYNFLKILAKKAYEYGAKYVKLNIKDIDILKSRLKFSQEKSLEFIPNAEKSFLDEMVQDKWARINVDDTENFEDLKDSIGQKMSIYQKALNLASKTLSQAIMSNEIAWCVVCSPGPKWASKVLNKKDGNKTLEEFFKIQKRILLLDRENPIKEWESHGKKLHKRCEILNELNLEKVIFKNEKTNLEVYLLETSLWTGGSEKVKGTEIEFNANMPTEEVFTTPNYKKTKGIVYATRPVMVLGTLISGIWLKFENGKVVDFGCNDEKQKEILKSHIETDIQAKYIGEVALVDSSSPIYQSNLIFYSTLYDENASCHIALGAAYPSCLSNEEDLKTDTDKLAYGCNVSLIHTDLMIGSDDLDVIGVDKNGKEYTIIKAGKFAI
- a CDS encoding HAD family hydrolase translates to MKNIKAVASDLDGTLLLSKSYIGAFTELVIKKLTKEKKKFIIATGRSKNEIIQITKNTDQLQVTFFITLNGAKVYNQDWRLIKSHNLSPEVVKKILSLRDEKFSHIPHFLHKADQYDDQLNIDIKTQIAIDQFQKFKKESNVFRHEIISPINKIQEIKDFSELENFENVAKIILAGREESLIEYEAMILDKYKGEINAYLSTPNSLEIVDHKVSKGKALKEVLKTINIDLSETIAFGDGFNDTDMLENVKKGLLMGNANYRLKAMLPYLEVIGTNDEEAVANYINENVLENPFRRNNKWKKI